A part of Solibacillus sp. FSL H8-0538 genomic DNA contains:
- a CDS encoding YuzB family protein gives MNPMVEFCIINLANGAQETYEVLDKDPNIDVLEYGCLSYCTKCEESFYALVNGDIVEADSPAELTKRIYEYIEDNPLW, from the coding sequence GTGAATCCAATGGTAGAATTTTGTATTATTAATCTTGCAAACGGTGCACAGGAGACATATGAGGTGCTTGACAAGGACCCCAATATTGATGTACTTGAATATGGTTGCTTAAGCTATTGTACAAAATGTGAAGAGTCTTTTTATGCGCTAGTGAATGGTGATATTGTGGAAGCAGATTCACCTGCTGAGTTAACAAAAAGAATCTATGAATATATTGAAGATAACCCTTTATGGTAA
- a CDS encoding NAD(P)/FAD-dependent oxidoreductase has protein sequence MQKLVLLGGGYGNMRILLRLLPNFPSDVEITLVDRTPFHSLKTEFYALAAGTSTDKEIRVAFPENDRLNRVFGEITRIDREEKKVFLEDGQEVEYDDLVVGLGCEDKYHDVPGAEEFTYSIQTIAKSRTTFEKLCGLPPGSTVGIVGAGLSGIELASELRESRSDLKIKLFDRSPRILRDFPEKLSDYVKSWFEKHNVEVIAESNITCVEETRLYNHDQVIDVDAIVWTAGVQPVKIVRDMEAEKDNFGRPVITQYFHLPDDESIFVIGDCASSPLPPTAQLAEEQAERVVRVLRHRWNGENLPDVMPEIKLKGFMGSLGKKQGFVHLADTTVTGRIARLMKSGLLWMYKRQNDN, from the coding sequence ATGCAGAAATTAGTATTATTAGGCGGCGGCTATGGCAATATGCGCATTTTATTACGCCTACTACCGAATTTTCCATCAGATGTTGAAATTACATTAGTTGATCGTACACCATTTCATAGCTTGAAAACGGAATTTTATGCATTAGCAGCGGGTACGTCCACTGATAAAGAGATCCGCGTTGCATTTCCAGAAAATGACCGTTTAAATCGAGTGTTTGGAGAAATTACTCGCATTGACCGTGAAGAAAAGAAAGTGTTTTTAGAAGATGGACAAGAAGTTGAATATGATGATTTAGTTGTAGGTTTAGGCTGTGAAGATAAATACCACGATGTACCGGGTGCAGAGGAGTTTACGTATAGTATTCAGACAATTGCTAAATCACGTACGACATTTGAAAAACTTTGCGGTCTTCCACCAGGCTCAACTGTAGGTATTGTTGGCGCTGGATTATCAGGTATCGAACTGGCAAGTGAGCTACGCGAAAGTCGTTCGGATTTAAAAATTAAATTATTCGACCGTTCACCACGTATTTTACGCGATTTCCCCGAGAAGTTAAGCGATTACGTAAAATCTTGGTTTGAAAAACATAACGTAGAAGTGATTGCTGAATCCAATATTACGTGTGTAGAAGAAACACGTTTATATAATCATGATCAAGTGATCGATGTAGATGCCATTGTATGGACTGCTGGTGTGCAACCAGTAAAAATCGTACGTGATATGGAGGCGGAAAAGGACAATTTTGGTCGTCCTGTAATTACGCAATACTTCCATTTACCAGATGACGAGAGCATTTTCGTAATCGGGGACTGTGCATCATCACCATTACCACCAACTGCACAGCTAGCAGAGGAACAGGCCGAGCGCGTTGTTCGTGTGTTACGCCATCGTTGGAATGGTGAGAATTTACCAGATGTTATGCCTGAAATTAAACTTAAAGGCTTTATGGGTTCACTAGGTAAGAAACAAGGCTTTGTACACCTAGCGGATACAACAGTAACAGGTCGTATCGCGCGGTTAATGAAGTCTGGTTTACTGTGGATGTATAAACGTCAAAACGATAATTAA
- a CDS encoding HesB/IscA family protein, producing MTSKKQVIILTEAASFQVKEMMLQNEEQNTSLRIAVKGGGCSGLSYGMAFDQEITDKDFTDEQHGIQILVSREDAPILAGTKIDFKQSLMGGGFTIDNPNAIASCGCGTSFRAPQRTGTPGNCE from the coding sequence ATGACAAGTAAAAAACAAGTGATTATCCTAACAGAAGCAGCTTCGTTTCAGGTGAAGGAAATGATGCTACAAAACGAAGAACAAAATACAAGCTTACGCATTGCTGTAAAAGGTGGTGGCTGTAGCGGACTTTCATATGGAATGGCTTTTGATCAAGAAATTACGGATAAAGATTTCACAGATGAACAACACGGTATTCAAATTCTTGTTTCCCGTGAAGATGCCCCAATTTTAGCTGGTACAAAAATTGACTTTAAACAATCATTAATGGGTGGCGGCTTTACCATCGATAATCCGAACGCCATTGCATCTTGTGGCTGTGGGACTTCCTTTAGAGCGCCACAACGAACGGGTACGCCAGGAAACTGTGAATAA
- a CDS encoding EAL-associated domain-containing protein, translating to MDVLDMLDRLDQIEILFEPIYSADEHRIVAYEVIGQIRDEEKTVNIKQFTYRSDAPGDICAEIEQLVVRQSIEAVKQSLHEIDLYIPCNPNLLMLDFGESYFAMLKETLPEELLGKIILVMAEHQYVGDIQQLHHVVRYLKTYGIKVALQDVGSQSQLDHILLLEPTVLKINVGQLNYNLWGAQNHVFATLRALALKIGASLMIEEVETVYQLQHGWKNGARYYKGEYLERPQKGFIPRDSLKERFRDECEQFIVTEKKLLEQKYEEMKRLEKTICTIVEQLNPSSTDEGKLLQLAQALEKYAFRIYICNGRGFQTAPNIMWKDHQWEIQKEAKGKNWSWRPYFLLNIIKMRNDLKGEFSAIYSDIETGELTRTFSMALHNNEFLFVDISYDYLYEHNIVN from the coding sequence GTGGATGTACTAGATATGTTAGATAGGCTTGATCAAATAGAAATATTATTTGAACCCATTTATAGTGCCGATGAGCATCGAATTGTTGCTTATGAAGTAATTGGGCAAATTCGAGATGAAGAGAAAACAGTGAATATTAAACAGTTTACATATAGATCGGATGCGCCTGGAGATATTTGCGCCGAAATTGAACAGCTAGTCGTTCGTCAATCAATCGAGGCCGTCAAACAGTCATTACATGAAATTGATTTATATATCCCATGTAACCCCAATTTACTAATGCTAGATTTTGGAGAGAGTTATTTTGCCATGTTAAAGGAAACGCTGCCAGAAGAGTTACTTGGGAAAATCATACTTGTAATGGCAGAGCATCAATACGTCGGTGATATTCAACAATTACATCACGTTGTCCGTTATTTAAAAACGTACGGTATTAAAGTTGCACTACAAGATGTAGGCTCTCAAAGCCAGTTAGACCATATTCTCTTATTAGAGCCAACTGTATTAAAGATAAATGTAGGCCAGTTAAATTATAATTTATGGGGTGCACAAAATCACGTCTTTGCGACATTGCGCGCATTAGCATTGAAAATAGGTGCCTCGCTTATGATTGAAGAAGTTGAAACAGTCTACCAACTTCAACACGGATGGAAAAACGGCGCGCGTTACTATAAGGGTGAATATTTAGAACGTCCGCAAAAAGGGTTTATACCGCGTGACAGCTTAAAGGAGCGTTTCCGAGATGAATGCGAGCAGTTCATCGTCACTGAAAAGAAATTACTTGAACAAAAATATGAGGAAATGAAACGTTTAGAAAAAACGATTTGTACAATTGTGGAGCAACTTAATCCATCAAGTACAGATGAAGGTAAGCTATTACAGCTTGCTCAGGCTTTAGAAAAATATGCTTTCCGTATTTATATTTGTAATGGCAGAGGATTCCAAACTGCTCCAAATATTATGTGGAAAGATCACCAGTGGGAAATTCAAAAAGAAGCGAAAGGGAAAAACTGGAGTTGGCGTCCATATTTTTTATTAAATATTATAAAAATGCGTAATGATCTAAAAGGCGAGTTTTCTGCTATTTATAGTGATATTGAAACGGGAGAGCTCACACGAACGTTTTCGATGGCCCTTCACAACAATGAATTTCTATTTGTAGATATTTCATATGACTATTTATATGAGCACAATATTGTGAACTGA
- a CDS encoding YuzD family protein → MNPVIEVYGADIMCASCVNAPSSKDTYEWLQAAIDRKYPNLSYTIRFIDIEAPLEDARDADYAARIQDDEFFYPLVLINDEVVGEGYVQIKPVFAALEKLGFISAE, encoded by the coding sequence ATGAATCCAGTAATTGAAGTTTATGGTGCAGATATTATGTGTGCCAGTTGCGTGAACGCACCATCCTCAAAAGATACATATGAATGGTTACAGGCTGCAATTGACCGTAAGTATCCAAATCTATCGTACACAATTCGTTTTATCGATATTGAAGCGCCTCTTGAAGATGCTCGTGATGCAGATTATGCTGCACGTATCCAGGACGATGAATTTTTCTACCCGCTTGTTCTAATTAATGATGAGGTTGTTGGAGAGGGCTATGTACAAATTAAACCAGTCTTCGCCGCTCTTGAAAAACTAGGCTTTATTTCAGCTGAATAA
- a CDS encoding DUF86 domain-containing protein: protein MYFVDRNKITLNLSHLDELLAIFESEKNWLKDDISKLALQRIGHNVMEAMMDVGNLVIDGFIMRDPGSYEDIIDIFVDEKVITPEMDAPLKAVVGLRKMLVREFLAVDNAEVVEVITANLPVLKQFSGKVYNFLTHELGPVSAFLPEEA from the coding sequence ATGTATTTCGTAGATAGAAACAAGATTACACTGAATTTATCGCATTTAGATGAACTTTTAGCAATTTTTGAATCAGAGAAAAATTGGTTAAAAGATGATATTTCGAAATTAGCATTACAGCGCATTGGTCATAATGTGATGGAAGCGATGATGGACGTTGGGAATTTAGTCATCGATGGCTTTATTATGCGTGATCCAGGTAGTTATGAAGACATTATCGATATTTTTGTGGATGAAAAAGTAATTACACCTGAAATGGATGCACCGTTAAAAGCGGTTGTTGGCTTACGTAAAATGCTAGTACGTGAATTTTTAGCAGTAGATAATGCGGAGGTTGTAGAGGTGATAACAGCAAATTTACCGGTCTTAAAACAATTCTCAGGCAAAGTATATAATTTTTTAACACATGAATTAGGTCCTGTGTCTGCCTTTTTACCAGAGGAAGCGTAA
- a CDS encoding DUF2225 domain-containing protein: MEISPFYEKNIDCLHCKKSFPTLKVRTKAIKVAHSESDFQPIYADENVNALYYNVFVCQHCGFSFTEDFTKYFAPGIMEEINNQISNNWVPHSFKGERTVFDSIQAYKLAFLCATLKKEKFVITSGLALRIAWLYRSLKNEGQEMRFLKIARDHYMETFSNEDYASTQMSGVRVMYMIAELSRRLEDYENATRFFSRVIESQRVGGEAKLVDMAKEQWELVRQARGQAIGAE, from the coding sequence ATGGAAATATCCCCTTTTTATGAGAAAAACATTGACTGTCTTCACTGTAAGAAAAGTTTTCCTACTCTAAAAGTACGAACAAAAGCTATTAAAGTTGCGCATTCAGAAAGTGACTTCCAGCCTATTTATGCGGACGAAAATGTAAATGCCCTTTATTATAATGTATTCGTTTGCCAACATTGTGGCTTCTCCTTCACGGAAGATTTTACAAAATATTTTGCACCTGGTATTATGGAAGAAATTAACAATCAAATTTCGAATAACTGGGTACCACATAGCTTTAAAGGTGAACGAACTGTATTTGATTCGATTCAGGCATATAAGCTTGCCTTTTTATGTGCCACACTAAAAAAAGAAAAGTTCGTCATTACATCGGGGTTAGCTCTTAGGATAGCTTGGCTTTACCGTTCATTAAAAAATGAAGGTCAGGAAATGCGTTTCTTGAAAATTGCACGTGATCATTATATGGAAACGTTCTCAAATGAAGATTATGCTAGCACACAAATGTCTGGTGTTCGTGTTATGTATATGATTGCAGAATTATCTCGTCGTTTAGAGGACTATGAAAATGCGACACGTTTCTTCTCACGCGTTATAGAAAGCCAACGCGTTGGTGGTGAAGCCAAACTTGTTGATATGGCGAAGGAACAATGGGAACTAGTGCGCCAAGCTCGTGGTCAAGCTATAGGGGCTGAGTAA
- a CDS encoding TIGR01457 family HAD-type hydrolase: MKRYKAYCFDLDGTVYRGKSGIDSAIRFIHKLQTQGIEPFYVTNNSSKTREQLQQALKEISIDAPLKHIYSSALTTAKYIVQHHPQASVQVIGSDGLRVALAAEGITVTEDQPGVFVMGIDRAVDYSKLAHACVAVQNGAQLIGTNGDVKFPTEIGFLPGNGSFVRLVANVTGVEPVFIGKPSPVMLQTIAEDHGFSKKEMVMVGDNYDTDILCGINFGCDTIHVNTGVTPTEQVRLKEQQPTYVVNSLDEY, from the coding sequence ATGAAACGATATAAGGCTTATTGTTTTGATTTAGACGGCACAGTGTATCGCGGCAAGTCTGGTATTGACTCGGCAATACGATTTATTCATAAATTACAAACGCAAGGGATAGAGCCTTTTTATGTGACAAATAATTCTTCAAAAACACGCGAGCAGCTTCAGCAGGCATTAAAAGAAATTAGTATTGATGCACCACTTAAGCATATTTATTCAAGTGCACTGACGACGGCGAAATATATTGTACAACATCATCCGCAGGCTAGTGTTCAAGTGATCGGTTCAGACGGACTACGTGTAGCATTAGCGGCAGAAGGAATAACGGTTACTGAAGATCAACCAGGTGTATTTGTTATGGGCATTGACCGAGCAGTTGATTATTCAAAGCTCGCGCATGCTTGTGTAGCGGTGCAAAATGGGGCTCAGTTAATTGGAACAAATGGAGATGTGAAATTCCCGACAGAAATCGGCTTCCTGCCAGGGAACGGTTCGTTTGTACGATTAGTAGCAAATGTAACGGGTGTGGAACCAGTGTTTATAGGCAAGCCATCCCCGGTTATGCTACAAACAATCGCAGAAGATCACGGTTTTAGTAAAAAAGAAATGGTCATGGTAGGCGATAATTATGACACGGATATTTTGTGCGGCATCAATTTCGGCTGTGATACGATTCATGTCAATACCGGCGTGACCCCAACAGAGCAGGTTCGTTTAAAGGAACAGCAACCGACTTATGTAGTGAACTCTTTAGACGAATATTAA
- a CDS encoding YutD family protein, with amino-acid sequence MIIAEGYAYEILKDVREGFNEESFIVRYSDILGKYDYIVGDWGYGQLRLKGFFDDKNQKSTFDTKISTLEDYLYEYCNFGCAYFILRKTGRAPKEIEVHVPELSELPQQVE; translated from the coding sequence GTGATTATTGCTGAAGGCTATGCATATGAAATCCTTAAAGATGTTCGTGAAGGGTTTAACGAGGAAAGCTTTATCGTCCGTTATTCAGATATTTTAGGGAAATACGATTATATAGTTGGAGACTGGGGCTACGGTCAGCTCCGACTAAAAGGCTTTTTTGACGATAAAAATCAAAAATCGACATTTGATACAAAGATTAGCACACTTGAAGATTATTTATATGAGTATTGTAATTTTGGCTGTGCGTATTTTATTTTACGTAAAACGGGTCGCGCACCAAAAGAGATAGAGGTTCATGTTCCAGAGTTAAGCGAACTGCCGCAACAGGTGGAATAA
- a CDS encoding DUF3055 domain-containing protein, producing the protein MERFFLYDDVEDTKTRFVSFAGKTQRYDLAILQSSRFFGKVLVLDIQFGRFAIIGPDDVEEPGYLEHVYNRTEEEAADLREYLNELLS; encoded by the coding sequence ATGGAACGATTTTTCTTATATGATGATGTAGAAGACACAAAAACACGCTTTGTCAGCTTTGCAGGTAAGACGCAACGCTATGATTTAGCCATTTTACAAAGCAGCCGATTTTTTGGTAAAGTGCTTGTATTAGATATTCAGTTTGGACGCTTTGCAATCATTGGCCCAGACGATGTCGAGGAGCCAGGCTATCTTGAACATGTGTACAATCGCACAGAAGAGGAAGCAGCCGATTTACGCGAATACTTAAACGAACTACTAAGTTAA